The following coding sequences lie in one Paenibacillus durus ATCC 35681 genomic window:
- a CDS encoding MarR family winged helix-turn-helix transcriptional regulator produces MSEVLREIGMIARAFDSISNIEFKELELTKGQYLYLVRICEQPGIIQEKLAEMIKVDRTTAARAIAKLELQGLIEKRSDPDNRKIKKLYPTAKGEEVYPFLKREADYSDQTALAGLSGEEIETLYKLLKRVRRNVEQDWEYVKKGNKRSY; encoded by the coding sequence ATGAGCGAGGTTTTACGTGAGATCGGGATGATTGCCAGAGCGTTCGACTCGATCAGTAATATCGAATTCAAGGAATTGGAGCTGACAAAGGGGCAATATTTGTATCTGGTCCGCATCTGCGAGCAGCCCGGGATCATCCAGGAGAAGCTGGCCGAGATGATCAAGGTGGACCGGACGACTGCGGCGCGCGCCATTGCCAAGCTGGAGCTTCAAGGGTTGATCGAGAAGCGCAGCGATCCGGACAACCGGAAAATCAAGAAGCTGTACCCAACCGCTAAAGGGGAAGAAGTGTATCCTTTTTTGAAAAGAGAAGCCGACTATTCCGACCAAACAGCCCTGGCGGGCTTGTCCGGCGAGGAAATCGAGACGCTGTACAAGCTCCTGAAGAGGGTAAGGCGGAACGTGGAACAGGACTGGGAATATGTAAAAAAAGGAAACAAGCGAAGCTATTAG
- a CDS encoding ABC transporter permease subunit yields the protein MDGLRAGLKNELQLMIYRKKTMFFFLVSVLIPVLLILLFHALHPVLGLIAVSPSYPVQMLEIYTVFLIPLFMFVEIADLFPQEISSRTLKLALLRPITRLGAYLAKFLALGVAIGALLLLLGTVSTLCNILFGIPGTGSIDIFGLLKAYAAAFLSMLSLAALFIFIAQFFRSAGGFLVFSILLYTGAKTVPYFINGFSFFSITSYTDWYSLWLSHTVSTGRLATTSLFLLSGLIMFLTLGYIFFDRKEV from the coding sequence ATGGACGGCTTGAGAGCAGGCCTTAAAAACGAATTGCAGCTTATGATTTATCGCAAAAAAACAATGTTCTTCTTCCTAGTTTCCGTCTTAATTCCAGTTCTGCTAATCTTGTTATTCCATGCTCTTCACCCTGTTCTGGGGCTGATTGCGGTCAGTCCTTCCTATCCGGTTCAAATGCTGGAGATCTACACGGTATTCTTAATTCCCTTGTTCATGTTTGTGGAGATTGCCGATTTATTTCCGCAGGAAATTTCATCACGCACATTGAAACTGGCGCTGCTGCGGCCTATAACGAGATTAGGCGCTTATTTGGCTAAATTTCTTGCCCTCGGTGTGGCAATCGGCGCATTGCTGCTGCTCTTGGGGACGGTAAGCACACTGTGCAATATTTTATTCGGAATTCCGGGTACGGGAAGTATAGACATCTTCGGATTGCTAAAAGCTTACGCAGCAGCTTTCCTGTCTATGCTGTCGCTTGCAGCCTTGTTCATATTCATCGCTCAATTTTTTCGCAGCGCCGGCGGATTTCTGGTATTTTCCATTCTGTTATACACCGGGGCCAAAACGGTTCCTTACTTTATAAACGGCTTCTCCTTTTTTTCCATAACATCATATACAGATTGGTATTCATTATGGTTAAGCCATACCGTCTCCACAGGCAGACTCGCCACCACATCCCTGTTCCTGCTATCCGGTTTGATTATGTTTTTAACGCTGGGCTATATCTTCTTTGATCGGAAGGAGGTTTAG
- a CDS encoding GNAT family N-acetyltransferase, giving the protein MNWHLKAFDELSNLELYNILKARTNIFVVEQNCPYSEVDGKDPACHHLFLEDQGEIVAYLRILPPGVAYPEASVGRFIVDPKLRGTGLGRELFGRGLAFVRDSLQETRVKIHAQAYLQDFYASFGFEPVSDVYLEDGIPHIEMLLSPEE; this is encoded by the coding sequence ATGAACTGGCATCTGAAAGCATTTGACGAGCTGTCCAATCTCGAGCTGTACAATATTTTGAAAGCAAGAACCAATATTTTCGTCGTTGAACAGAACTGCCCCTATTCCGAAGTGGACGGCAAGGACCCGGCCTGCCATCATCTGTTCCTGGAGGATCAAGGCGAGATCGTCGCCTACCTCCGGATTCTGCCCCCGGGCGTTGCTTATCCTGAAGCGTCAGTCGGCCGGTTCATCGTCGATCCGAAGCTCCGGGGAACGGGCCTCGGACGCGAGCTGTTTGGCAGGGGGCTCGCTTTTGTCAGAGACAGCCTGCAGGAAACCCGCGTCAAGATCCATGCGCAGGCTTACCTTCAAGACTTCTACGCCTCCTTCGGCTTCGAGCCGGTGTCGGACGTCTACCTGGAAGACGGAATTCCGCATATCGAAATGCTTCTTTCGCCGGAAGAATAA
- a CDS encoding C40 family peptidase encodes MKKVIVSLLAAAAIFTSAAPSTYASEVKLESVVNQVVGTPYLYGGTTTSGFDCSGFILYVLKKFDVDDLPRTSQSQAQVGTSVAKEDLRAGDLVFFNTFGRGISHAGIYIGDGQFAHSSSRKGVRISKLSDAYYQDRYVTARRVVDEQSYSKMISE; translated from the coding sequence CTGAAGAAAGTCATCGTATCGCTGTTAGCAGCCGCTGCTATCTTTACTTCCGCCGCACCCAGTACATATGCAAGTGAAGTTAAACTTGAAAGTGTCGTAAACCAAGTCGTGGGGACACCTTACCTTTATGGAGGGACTACTACTTCAGGGTTCGATTGTTCCGGATTCATCCTGTATGTATTAAAGAAATTTGATGTTGATGATCTGCCGCGCACTTCCCAGTCTCAAGCTCAGGTAGGAACTTCAGTAGCCAAAGAAGATCTGCGTGCCGGTGATTTGGTGTTTTTTAATACATTTGGCAGAGGGATTTCCCACGCAGGAATCTACATAGGTGATGGTCAATTTGCTCATTCCTCCAGCCGCAAGGGCGTAAGAATAAGCAAGCTGTCGGATGCATATTATCAAGACCGTTATGTTACCGCCCGCCGGGTGGTTGATGAGCAGAGTTATTCTAAGATGATTAGTGAATAG
- a CDS encoding guanylate kinase has product MGRIVVLYGPSASGKTEIQRQLTNPGFPRIITATTRPARANEIDGVHYLFMDKESFREKMARGELIEWTEYNGEWYGTLRSSIEEAINGPADANIILDLAGVLALKERYQEHILAIYIGADLASLTRRLAERGGDSAETANRLRKAREQELTEAYMQPADAVLWNNGGTDFAETLKRVREIIASHRREA; this is encoded by the coding sequence TTGGGACGCATTGTTGTGCTGTATGGTCCATCCGCTTCCGGCAAAACCGAAATTCAGCGGCAGCTCACGAATCCCGGGTTCCCCAGAATCATCACGGCGACCACCCGCCCGGCGCGGGCGAATGAAATTGACGGTGTACATTACCTGTTCATGGACAAAGAGAGTTTCCGGGAGAAAATGGCGCGCGGCGAGCTGATCGAGTGGACCGAGTATAACGGAGAATGGTACGGAACGCTGCGTTCGAGCATCGAGGAAGCCATAAACGGTCCGGCGGACGCCAATATCATCCTGGATCTTGCCGGTGTGCTTGCGCTGAAAGAGCGCTACCAAGAGCATATCCTCGCGATCTACATCGGCGCGGACCTTGCCTCTCTGACCAGAAGGCTGGCCGAAAGAGGCGGGGACTCGGCCGAAACGGCAAACAGACTGCGCAAGGCCCGTGAGCAGGAGCTCACCGAAGCCTATATGCAGCCTGCGGACGCCGTCCTGTGGAATAACGGCGGCACGGATTTCGCGGAGACGCTGAAGCGCGTCCGGGAAATCATTGCTTCCCATCGGCGGGAGGCGTAA
- a CDS encoding helix-turn-helix transcriptional regulator, which produces MSDNTLSYSPEEVSKILKISKGTVYDLIKRGELPSYRIGKKLRVTPADLEAYTRPSSAAPKHQPEAPAISMEKLILDNHGLIICGQDIVLDVLSRHIEKRNPSIRSLRSYVGSLDGLLSLYRGTANLAAAHLWDAETDEFNTPYVRRLLPGHRCVIVNLVFRNQGFYVAPGNPKNMRSWESLLEPGIVMANREKGSGTRIMLDEWLRSMNADAHSIQGYRHEEMSHIAVASAVARGIADVGIGTEKAAQQVSGVDFIPLKKERYDLVFYKEDMDKPHFQALLATLRSPEFQHEVSGLGGYDLSSCGEIVGEV; this is translated from the coding sequence ATGTCCGATAACACACTTTCCTATTCACCCGAAGAGGTATCCAAAATCCTTAAAATATCCAAAGGCACCGTATACGACCTGATCAAACGGGGAGAGCTTCCGTCTTACCGGATCGGAAAAAAGCTGCGGGTTACCCCCGCCGACCTGGAGGCCTATACCCGCCCGTCCAGTGCTGCTCCAAAGCATCAGCCCGAAGCGCCGGCGATTTCCATGGAGAAGCTTATTCTGGATAATCACGGACTCATCATATGCGGACAGGATATTGTCCTTGACGTGCTTTCCCGGCATATTGAAAAAAGAAATCCCTCCATCCGCTCCCTCCGTTCCTATGTGGGCAGTCTTGACGGACTTCTCTCCCTTTACCGGGGGACTGCGAATCTCGCTGCCGCTCATTTATGGGACGCAGAGACCGACGAATTCAATACTCCTTATGTCCGCAGACTGCTGCCCGGGCACCGGTGCGTCATCGTTAATCTGGTGTTCCGCAATCAGGGATTCTATGTCGCTCCCGGCAACCCGAAGAATATGCGCTCCTGGGAGAGTCTATTGGAACCGGGAATCGTCATGGCCAATCGGGAAAAAGGTTCGGGAACCCGCATCATGCTGGACGAATGGCTGCGCAGTATGAACGCGGATGCCCATTCCATTCAGGGCTACAGGCATGAAGAGATGAGCCATATCGCCGTGGCCAGCGCCGTCGCGAGGGGAATTGCCGATGTGGGGATCGGAACGGAGAAAGCGGCGCAGCAGGTGTCCGGCGTCGATTTCATTCCGCTCAAGAAGGAGCGGTACGATCTCGTCTTTTACAAGGAGGATATGGACAAGCCGCATTTCCAGGCGCTTCTCGCGACTCTGCGGTCGCCCGAATTCCAGCATGAAGTAAGCGGGCTCGGCGGGTATGATCTTTCAAGCTGCGGAGAGATTGTCGGGGAAGTGTGA
- a CDS encoding sulfite exporter TauE/SafE family protein, translated as MNEKGKKSLLAVLTGAPIGCLGGLIGLGGAEFRLPVLVGLFKYSTRQAVAFNLAVSLITLISSLAFRLPQAPIKELTAILPIIASFIAGGMIGAYTGANYSKRLSERTLEKVILILLVSIGVLLVAEGISPVVSSGIAMPLPVAVLVGIAFGIGIGIVSSLLGVAGGELIIPTLLLVFGVDIKIAGTASVLISLPTVVIGMIRHASNGAYAEKKEWKELVVPMGLGSILGSFIGGLLIAYISSSLLKLVLGFILILSAIKMFTKALKSARISTVAVTPPADGKQ; from the coding sequence ATGAATGAAAAAGGGAAAAAATCACTGCTCGCCGTATTAACAGGAGCGCCAATCGGCTGTCTGGGCGGGTTAATCGGACTCGGCGGGGCGGAATTCCGCCTTCCAGTGCTGGTAGGATTGTTTAAATATTCGACGCGGCAGGCGGTTGCTTTCAATCTGGCCGTCAGCTTGATCACCCTGATCTCCTCGCTGGCTTTTCGTCTTCCTCAGGCTCCGATTAAGGAACTGACGGCCATCTTGCCGATCATTGCCTCTTTTATTGCCGGGGGGATGATTGGCGCTTACACGGGGGCGAACTACTCGAAGCGGCTGTCCGAACGGACGCTTGAGAAAGTCATTCTCATTCTGCTCGTTTCCATTGGCGTACTTCTTGTCGCGGAAGGCATCTCGCCGGTTGTCTCCAGCGGAATTGCGATGCCGCTGCCGGTTGCCGTGCTGGTGGGGATTGCTTTTGGGATAGGCATCGGGATTGTAAGCAGCTTGCTCGGGGTTGCCGGAGGGGAACTGATTATCCCAACTCTGCTGCTTGTGTTCGGGGTGGATATCAAGATAGCGGGGACCGCCAGCGTCCTGATTAGCCTGCCGACGGTGGTGATCGGGATGATCAGGCATGCTTCCAACGGGGCTTATGCAGAGAAAAAAGAATGGAAGGAACTGGTAGTTCCCATGGGGCTCGGTTCGATTTTGGGTTCGTTCATCGGCGGGCTCTTAATCGCTTACATCTCTTCCAGCCTGCTGAAATTGGTGCTGGGCTTCATACTGATTCTGTCTGCCATCAAGATGTTTACCAAAGCGCTCAAATCCGCACGGATAAGCACGGTTGCCGTTACGCCTCCCGCCGATGGGAAGCAATGA
- a CDS encoding ABC transporter permease: MNIPKLPLGRMVEKLEEWLTLYFGPVFDFIHSVIGGMVEGIETLLTFLPALVVILLITALAYWIGKWRLALFALIGLLLIDNLGLWGPSMQSLALVLAASVLAVLIGVPIGILCAQSGKVKNIVTPVLDFMQTMPAFVYLLPAVSFFSLGVVPGVIASIIFAIPPTIRLTNLGIRQVSAELVEAADAFGSTPKQKLFKLQLPIAMPTIMAGINQTIMLSLSMVVISSMIGAQGVGAYVYRAVSQANTGAGFEAGLAIVVLAILLDRMTQNALKIKHK, from the coding sequence ATGAATATTCCGAAACTGCCGCTCGGCAGAATGGTGGAGAAGCTGGAGGAATGGCTGACGCTGTATTTCGGTCCGGTCTTTGATTTCATCCATTCCGTGATCGGAGGGATGGTAGAGGGGATTGAAACGCTCCTTACCTTTCTACCCGCACTGGTTGTTATTCTGCTAATAACGGCGCTTGCTTATTGGATTGGAAAATGGCGGCTTGCGCTGTTCGCGCTGATCGGGCTGCTGCTCATCGATAATCTCGGGCTGTGGGGGCCATCGATGCAGTCATTGGCGCTCGTGCTGGCGGCATCCGTGCTGGCCGTACTGATCGGCGTGCCCATCGGCATTCTATGCGCGCAGAGCGGGAAAGTAAAAAATATCGTCACGCCTGTTCTGGACTTCATGCAGACGATGCCCGCCTTCGTCTATTTGCTTCCGGCGGTGTCTTTTTTCTCGCTGGGCGTCGTTCCGGGTGTGATCGCTTCAATTATATTCGCGATTCCGCCGACGATTCGCCTGACGAATCTCGGCATCCGCCAGGTCTCTGCGGAGCTGGTTGAGGCCGCCGACGCATTCGGCTCGACACCGAAACAAAAGCTGTTCAAGCTGCAGCTTCCGATTGCCATGCCGACCATTATGGCCGGGATCAATCAGACGATCATGCTGTCTTTGTCGATGGTCGTCATCTCGTCCATGATCGGCGCGCAGGGAGTCGGTGCCTATGTGTACCGCGCCGTGTCGCAGGCCAACACCGGTGCCGGCTTCGAGGCGGGACTTGCGATTGTCGTACTCGCCATCCTGCTGGACCGCATGACGCAGAACGCGCTTAAAATTAAGCATAAATAG
- a CDS encoding glycine betaine/L-proline ABC transporter ATP-binding protein — MPILEVKQLTKIFGQDARKGLTLLEQGWSKEKIAKEAKLTVGVNQADFHIKEGEIFVIMGLSGSGKSTLVRLLNRLIDPTAGQVLFRGRDVVKMNPEELRQFRRKNIGMVFQKFGLFPHRTVLGNAEYGLEVQGVDKKKRRELAQQALELVGLGGWENHRPDQLSGGMQQRVGLARGLANDPDILLMDEAFSALDPLIRKDMQQELLELQDRVKKTIVFITHDLDEALRIGDRIALMKDGVIVQIGTPEEILIQPANKYVERFVEDVDLSKVLTAAHVMKQPEMIRPERGPRVALQLMRDSGVSSLYVADKEMKLLGVITADDAARAIKEQQPIADVMRREIPQVRPEALLNELFELMAESHLPLAVVDEHDRLKGIVIKGAVLSALAGNAVPEGGLA; from the coding sequence ATGCCTATACTTGAAGTGAAGCAGCTTACGAAAATATTCGGTCAGGACGCCCGCAAAGGGCTTACGCTGCTGGAGCAGGGCTGGTCCAAGGAAAAAATCGCGAAGGAAGCCAAGCTGACGGTTGGAGTGAATCAGGCTGATTTTCATATTAAAGAAGGAGAAATTTTCGTCATTATGGGTTTGTCGGGCAGCGGCAAGTCGACGCTTGTCCGGCTGCTGAACCGGCTGATCGATCCAACGGCGGGGCAAGTCTTGTTCCGGGGGCGAGATGTGGTCAAGATGAATCCTGAAGAGCTTCGTCAGTTCCGCCGCAAAAATATCGGTATGGTGTTCCAGAAATTCGGCTTGTTCCCGCACCGGACGGTGCTCGGGAATGCCGAATACGGCCTGGAGGTGCAAGGTGTCGATAAAAAGAAACGCAGAGAGCTGGCGCAGCAGGCGCTGGAGCTGGTCGGCCTCGGCGGCTGGGAGAACCATCGTCCCGATCAGCTCAGCGGCGGGATGCAGCAGCGGGTCGGGCTGGCCCGGGGCCTTGCGAATGATCCGGACATTCTGCTGATGGATGAGGCGTTCAGCGCGCTTGATCCGCTGATCCGCAAGGATATGCAGCAGGAGCTTCTGGAGCTGCAGGACCGGGTGAAGAAGACGATTGTCTTCATTACGCATGATTTGGACGAAGCGCTGCGGATCGGCGACCGGATCGCCCTGATGAAGGACGGCGTTATTGTGCAGATCGGCACGCCGGAGGAAATTCTGATCCAGCCCGCCAACAAATATGTGGAGCGGTTCGTGGAGGATGTGGACTTGTCGAAGGTGCTGACAGCAGCCCATGTGATGAAGCAGCCGGAAATGATCCGGCCCGAACGCGGACCGCGCGTGGCGCTGCAGCTGATGCGCGACAGCGGCGTGTCCAGCCTGTATGTGGCCGACAAGGAGATGAAGCTGCTGGGCGTGATTACCGCCGATGACGCCGCGCGGGCGATTAAAGAGCAGCAGCCGATTGCGGATGTGATGCGGCGGGAAATCCCGCAGGTTCGACCTGAGGCGCTGCTGAATGAATTATTCGAGCTTATGGCGGAGTCGCACTTGCCGCTCGCCGTGGTCGATGAACATGACCGGCTGAAAGGTATTGTGATTAAGGGAGCTGTGCTGTCCGCCCTTGCGGGCAACGCGGTGCCGGAAGGAGGGCTTGCCTGA
- a CDS encoding GbsR/MarR family transcriptional regulator — MNDLEGLAPEQIERISKARERVIDSIGKNMDLYGVTLSIGHLYGYMYFKQGPVTLDELSKSMGMSKTSMSTGVRTLLDLKMIDKVWEKGTRKDLFEASSDWYQNFSDYFSIKWRKAVESNMNALAKSLNEIRAIKEEYAGDEALAALLTKDENKIGDAMKYYRWLLKLIVALETGEIFELIPKEE, encoded by the coding sequence ATGAATGATTTAGAAGGGCTCGCGCCCGAGCAAATAGAGAGAATCAGCAAGGCCCGCGAGCGCGTCATCGATTCCATCGGCAAGAACATGGATCTGTACGGCGTGACTCTGTCCATCGGCCATTTGTACGGATATATGTATTTCAAGCAGGGTCCGGTTACGCTGGACGAGCTGAGCAAATCGATGGGCATGAGCAAGACGTCCATGAGCACCGGTGTGCGGACGCTGCTTGATCTGAAAATGATTGATAAGGTATGGGAGAAAGGAACGCGGAAAGATTTATTCGAGGCCTCATCCGATTGGTACCAGAATTTCAGTGATTATTTCTCGATTAAGTGGAGAAAAGCGGTGGAAAGCAACATGAACGCTCTAGCCAAATCTCTGAACGAGATCCGGGCGATTAAAGAAGAGTACGCCGGGGATGAAGCGCTGGCTGCTCTGCTTACTAAGGACGAGAACAAAATCGGGGACGCGATGAAATATTACCGCTGGCTGCTGAAGCTGATCGTGGCTCTCGAAACCGGTGAAATTTTCGAACTGATTCCGAAGGAAGAATAG
- a CDS encoding ABC transporter permease, with product MHLNTVKVQIKRRLSGWRIVSLAGAAVILLPILFVLLSIFNPPNDNWVQIRQYLVKDYIAQTVQLTLTVAVLTALLGVTLAWLTAVYDFPGKRFFRWALILPLAIPPYIAAFTYSTMFSYTGIVQTTLRNRFGIVPNQELITVSSMRGAVLVFTLFLFPYVYLITKSFLEKQSASYIENARLLGRNGLSIFLRIALPLSRPAIAGSISLVIFEVLSDYGVTSYFGIQTVSTAIFQTWFGMYDADSAMRLAAWLMMIVLGLFLVEMLLRKRRAYSSTTSKSRPLVPRRLTGVRGWTASLFCMIVWCAAFLFPLLQLIVWAGWTFDSMWNAGLFRLIYQTLFVAVISTLIIMIFSLIAAGANRTRSTASFVLSKAVTAGYSMPGAIIAIGVLVVFLKLDKVWAAFHHQLTLGGIPLVLSLTIAMLIAGYVIRFMATGYNAVEVGFEKIGRKYTEASRLLGHGMTATFFKVDLPLIKGAVMSGCLLTFVEICKELPLALILRPFNFETLATKAYRYASDEQIFEASIPSLLIIGISLISVYVMHYLDRRWEQ from the coding sequence ATGCATCTAAACACAGTTAAGGTACAGATAAAAAGACGCCTTAGCGGTTGGCGAATCGTAAGCTTGGCGGGGGCGGCAGTTATTTTGCTGCCCATTCTTTTTGTACTGCTCTCGATCTTTAATCCGCCGAATGACAATTGGGTTCAAATCAGGCAGTACCTCGTAAAAGATTATATCGCCCAGACGGTTCAGCTGACGCTGACGGTTGCCGTGCTGACAGCATTGCTCGGGGTAACGCTGGCCTGGCTTACGGCGGTCTATGATTTTCCGGGAAAACGGTTCTTTAGGTGGGCGCTGATTCTTCCTTTAGCCATTCCACCATACATCGCCGCCTTTACATACAGCACGATGTTCAGCTACACCGGCATTGTCCAGACCACTCTTCGGAACCGGTTCGGAATTGTTCCCAATCAGGAACTTATTACCGTCTCCTCCATGCGGGGCGCGGTCCTTGTATTCACCTTGTTTTTATTTCCTTATGTATATCTGATTACCAAATCGTTTCTGGAAAAACAGAGCGCCTCATATATTGAGAACGCCCGGCTGCTCGGAAGGAACGGCCTGTCGATATTCCTGCGGATCGCGCTTCCTTTGTCCCGGCCGGCCATTGCGGGCAGTATCAGCCTCGTCATCTTTGAGGTGTTGAGCGATTACGGGGTCACAAGCTATTTTGGCATACAGACCGTCTCCACGGCGATCTTCCAGACCTGGTTCGGGATGTATGACGCCGATTCGGCGATGCGCCTTGCCGCCTGGCTGATGATGATTGTCCTCGGCTTGTTCCTGGTCGAAATGCTGCTGCGCAAACGCCGCGCTTACAGCTCGACGACGAGTAAATCGAGGCCGCTTGTACCGAGGCGCTTAACGGGAGTTCGCGGGTGGACGGCTAGCCTGTTCTGTATGATCGTTTGGTGCGCGGCGTTTTTGTTCCCGCTTCTGCAATTAATCGTATGGGCGGGCTGGACCTTTGACAGCATGTGGAACGCAGGATTGTTCCGGCTGATCTATCAAACCTTGTTCGTGGCTGTCATCTCCACCTTGATCATCATGATTTTTTCGCTGATTGCCGCCGGGGCGAACCGGACGCGTTCCACAGCTTCATTTGTCCTTTCCAAGGCGGTAACCGCCGGATATTCGATGCCCGGGGCTATCATCGCCATCGGTGTGCTGGTCGTTTTTTTGAAGCTGGATAAAGTCTGGGCGGCCTTCCATCATCAGCTCACGCTCGGGGGAATCCCTCTGGTGCTCAGTCTAACGATCGCGATGCTGATCGCGGGGTACGTGATCCGGTTTATGGCTACGGGGTACAACGCCGTGGAAGTCGGGTTTGAGAAAATCGGCCGGAAATATACGGAAGCGTCCCGACTGCTGGGGCACGGAATGACCGCAACCTTTTTCAAGGTGGATCTGCCTTTAATTAAGGGAGCGGTGATGAGCGGGTGCCTCTTGACCTTTGTGGAGATCTGCAAGGAGCTGCCGCTGGCCTTGATCCTTAGACCCTTCAATTTCGAGACTTTGGCGACAAAAGCTTACCGTTATGCGAGCGATGAACAGATTTTTGAGGCGTCCATTCCCTCTTTGCTGATCATTGGCATCAGCTTGATCTCGGTTTATGTTATGCATTATTTAGACAGGAGGTGGGAGCAATGA
- a CDS encoding ABC transporter ATP-binding protein — protein sequence MSIVDIRNLSFSYGRGKSPVIDRFSCSIEKGDIVGIVGASGNGKSTLLRLIAGLEIPSDGEIQINGAPVVNEGCYIQPERRGVGMVFQDYALFPHMTVRKNIEFALHRLPRKERAKRLEDMLDLVQLGEFKDRYPHELSGGQQQRVALARALAQKPEVLLMDEPFSNLDAGLKDAIRSELRAILKKAQMTCLFVTHDHQDVEAISDRSIHLGPESDLTERKFATP from the coding sequence ATGAGTATCGTAGACATCCGTAATTTATCCTTCTCTTATGGACGGGGCAAGTCCCCGGTGATCGACCGGTTCTCCTGTTCCATTGAAAAAGGGGATATCGTCGGAATCGTAGGCGCAAGCGGAAACGGAAAAAGCACGCTGCTGCGGCTGATTGCGGGTCTGGAGATCCCTTCGGACGGCGAGATTCAGATCAACGGGGCTCCCGTTGTGAATGAGGGCTGCTACATCCAGCCGGAGCGGCGGGGCGTCGGTATGGTGTTTCAGGACTACGCCCTGTTCCCTCATATGACCGTCCGCAAAAATATCGAGTTCGCCCTGCACCGTCTCCCCCGCAAAGAACGGGCCAAGCGGCTGGAGGACATGCTTGATCTTGTCCAGCTGGGCGAATTCAAGGATCGTTACCCGCATGAGCTGAGCGGCGGACAGCAGCAGAGGGTGGCGCTCGCCCGGGCGCTGGCGCAGAAGCCGGAGGTTCTGCTGATGGACGAACCCTTTAGCAACCTGGATGCAGGGCTGAAGGACGCGATCCGCTCCGAACTGCGGGCCATTCTAAAGAAAGCGCAGATGACCTGCCTGTTCGTCACCCATGACCATCAGGATGTGGAGGCGATCAGCGACCGGTCAATTCATCTGGGTCCGGAGTCTGATTTAACCGAACGGAAATTTGCTACTCCATAA
- a CDS encoding Fe(3+) ABC transporter substrate-binding protein produces MVKRKFFAPLLTGVLAAGLLAGCGADKASEAGGAANTEATAKPSAQAAEQVVNIYSARSYDVDALLYKKFTEETGIKVNVIDGKAEELIERLKREGESTQADLFLTVDGGVLNNAKQAGLLQPVTSATIDQNVPKELRDPENQWIGLSTRARVIVYSKDRVKPEQLSTYEDLTSPAWKGKVLVRPSSSLYNQSLLSSFIELNGEAKAEEWSKGFVANLARTPEGNDRDQAKAIVAGVGDVALMNSYYVGLLMNSDDPEEAKVGKSIGVFFPNQETTGTHVNISGAGVTKYSKNKENAVKLIEFLTGTEAQTMVTNENFEFPVNATAELPELLKSWGTFKTQQIDFNKLGVHNAKAIEIMNKTGWK; encoded by the coding sequence ATGGTGAAGCGTAAATTCTTTGCTCCATTGCTTACGGGAGTACTTGCTGCCGGTCTGTTGGCCGGATGCGGAGCGGACAAGGCGAGTGAAGCCGGTGGTGCGGCGAATACAGAAGCGACGGCTAAGCCGAGCGCACAGGCTGCGGAGCAAGTGGTCAATATTTATTCCGCACGGAGCTATGATGTGGACGCGCTGCTGTATAAGAAATTCACGGAAGAAACCGGAATCAAAGTCAACGTGATTGACGGCAAAGCGGAAGAACTGATTGAGCGCCTGAAGCGTGAAGGCGAAAGCACGCAGGCCGACCTGTTCCTTACGGTAGACGGCGGCGTGTTGAACAATGCCAAGCAGGCTGGACTGCTTCAGCCGGTCACTTCGGCAACGATCGACCAGAATGTTCCGAAAGAACTCCGCGACCCGGAAAATCAGTGGATTGGACTCTCCACCCGCGCCCGCGTCATTGTCTACTCTAAGGATCGCGTAAAGCCGGAGCAGCTCTCGACCTACGAAGACCTGACCAGCCCGGCCTGGAAAGGCAAAGTGCTTGTCCGTCCATCCTCCAGCTTGTACAACCAGTCCCTGCTGTCCTCGTTCATTGAATTGAACGGCGAAGCGAAAGCGGAAGAATGGTCTAAAGGATTTGTCGCGAACCTGGCTCGTACTCCGGAAGGAAACGACCGCGATCAAGCCAAAGCGATTGTCGCCGGTGTGGGGGACGTGGCATTGATGAACAGTTATTACGTGGGCCTGCTGATGAATTCGGATGATCCGGAAGAAGCGAAGGTCGGCAAAAGCATCGGCGTCTTCTTCCCGAACCAGGAAACAACAGGCACCCATGTGAATATCAGCGGCGCAGGCGTAACCAAGTACAGCAAGAACAAGGAAAACGCCGTCAAGTTGATTGAATTCCTGACCGGCACCGAAGCGCAGACGATGGTTACCAATGAAAACTTCGAGTTCCCTGTGAATGCCACAGCCGAGCTGCCCGAGCTGCTCAAATCCTGGGGAACGTTCAAAACGCAGCAAATCGATTTCAACAAACTGGGCGTTCATAATGCCAAAGCGATTGAAATCATGAACAAAACAGGCTGGAAATAA